A single region of the Lysinibacillus sp. B2A1 genome encodes:
- a CDS encoding ATP-binding protein produces the protein MAIIKIKKITLHNLRNVRHGEISIAVNFESFLQANVVGLYGQNGSGKTTIVDAFSILKALISGWIAEVKLPVQEKRLVMAGEGKASIDFEFLVENQFGTFFINYYVELKEDEHRLYTVHERLTYRENDKGKRTKILIAITEDDVQIRNAKLSDLNEKARIQLLVVQQLAKRQYMSFIFHKDLRLLLQERLSELEMQLLQNVAIDFNQDLHVVNNQNIAPLFEERIMPFSIHLEKTRGLIPYDLKGPAVLPEETFSVLCEVVEQSNQVLSAIIPGLTIKINVITKQTMDSGAKGVRFEFLSKRGERELPLRTESEGILKIIAVLSLLIAVYNNPNACVVIDELDSGVFEYLLGELLTVIDEDGKGQLIFTSHNLRVLEVLAIKNLWFTTTNEDHRYMQLKGIKEVNNARDVYLRAIQLGGQDEEVYKETKSFKMKRAFRKAGVQHD, from the coding sequence ATGGCAATTATAAAAATTAAGAAAATAACATTGCATAATTTACGAAATGTTCGTCATGGTGAGATATCCATAGCAGTAAATTTTGAGTCATTTTTACAGGCTAATGTTGTAGGTTTATATGGACAAAATGGTTCAGGTAAAACAACGATTGTCGATGCCTTTAGTATATTGAAAGCACTAATTTCAGGCTGGATAGCAGAAGTGAAATTACCTGTACAAGAAAAACGCTTAGTTATGGCGGGAGAGGGTAAAGCTAGCATAGATTTTGAATTTCTTGTGGAAAATCAGTTTGGTACATTTTTTATTAACTATTATGTAGAGCTAAAAGAGGATGAGCATCGACTATACACAGTTCATGAAAGGCTTACGTATCGAGAAAATGACAAGGGCAAACGTACCAAGATATTAATTGCTATTACAGAAGACGATGTACAGATTCGTAACGCCAAACTTTCGGATTTGAATGAAAAAGCACGTATTCAATTGCTGGTTGTTCAGCAATTAGCCAAAAGGCAATATATGTCCTTTATTTTTCATAAAGATTTAAGGCTTTTATTACAAGAAAGGCTTTCGGAGCTTGAGATGCAGCTCCTTCAAAATGTAGCGATTGATTTTAATCAAGATTTACATGTTGTGAATAATCAAAATATCGCACCTTTGTTTGAAGAGCGAATCATGCCTTTTAGTATCCATTTAGAGAAAACTAGAGGCTTAATACCATATGATTTAAAGGGACCAGCTGTCTTGCCAGAAGAGACCTTCTCTGTGTTATGTGAGGTTGTCGAACAAAGTAATCAAGTATTGTCAGCAATTATCCCTGGTCTGACTATAAAGATTAATGTTATTACGAAACAAACGATGGATAGTGGAGCAAAAGGGGTTCGTTTTGAATTTTTATCAAAGCGAGGAGAACGTGAATTACCTCTTCGGACAGAGTCAGAGGGGATATTAAAAATCATTGCTGTTCTTAGCTTGCTTATTGCGGTATACAACAATCCTAATGCATGTGTTGTCATTGATGAATTAGATTCTGGTGTTTTTGAATATTTGTTAGGTGAGTTGTTAACAGTGATAGATGAGGATGGAAAAGGTCAGCTTATCTTTACATCCCATAATCTACGTGTGTTAGAGGTGCTAGCCATTAAAAATTTATGGTTTACAACAACAAATGAAGATCATCGCTATATGCAGCTAAAAGGAATAAAAGAAGTAAATAATGCTAGGGATGTCTACCTGCGTGCTATCCAACTTGGTGGTCAGGATGAGGAAGTTTATAAGGAAACAAAATCATTTAAAATGAAGCGTGCATTTAGAAAAGCAGGTGTGCAGCATGACTAA